From Enterococcus mundtii, the proteins below share one genomic window:
- a CDS encoding Asp23/Gls24 family envelope stress response protein produces MENNHTNTNGNTPKSAHPDPTTPNQAQGIKDEKNKTAPVSAHPDPVVPHVEEKVAHDQKEHHDHPHHEAKNPGVHTPTHEASKQTNEVKGSEESMNGEVTYDDKVIQKIIAIALERIDGLLTVDGGFFSNVAGKLVNTDNETAGIETEVGKKQVAVDMSIVVEYGKDIEDIFKQMKEIISEEVANMTHLDVIEVNVNVTDIKSKEEFEQDQVTVQDKVTDAAKATGEFASEQTDKAKHAANKGTEKVKENNEPRVQ; encoded by the coding sequence ATGGAAAACAATCATACAAATACAAACGGAAATACACCGAAATCAGCACATCCAGATCCAACAACGCCAAATCAAGCGCAAGGGATCAAGGATGAAAAAAATAAAACAGCACCGGTATCTGCACATCCAGATCCAGTGGTGCCACATGTAGAAGAAAAAGTAGCGCATGATCAAAAAGAACACCATGATCATCCACATCATGAAGCAAAAAATCCAGGTGTGCATACTCCAACTCATGAGGCAAGTAAACAGACAAACGAAGTGAAGGGCAGTGAGGAATCAATGAACGGTGAAGTAACTTATGATGACAAAGTCATTCAAAAAATTATTGCGATCGCATTAGAACGTATCGACGGACTATTAACAGTAGATGGAGGCTTTTTCTCAAATGTTGCTGGTAAATTAGTCAATACGGACAATGAAACAGCAGGCATCGAAACAGAAGTTGGAAAAAAACAAGTGGCTGTTGATATGTCGATCGTCGTTGAATATGGCAAGGACATCGAAGATATCTTTAAACAAATGAAAGAGATCATCAGTGAAGAAGTAGCGAATATGACACATTTAGATGTCATCGAAGTGAATGTCAATGTCACAGATATCAAATCAAAAGAAGAATTTGAACAAGACCAAGTCACTGTTCAAGATAAAGTGACAGATGCTGCAAAAGCAACTGGAGAATTTGCGTCAGAACAAACAGACAAAGCAAAACATGCAGCAAACAAAGGAACGGAAAAAGTAAAAGAAAATAACGAACCAAGAGTACAATAA
- the amaP gene encoding alkaline shock response membrane anchor protein AmaP, whose amino-acid sequence MNKGAKTIGAILLILLLSVLIFAMLLSSVYPLPFKLEEFRFLSLTNFYVQQYVFWVTAAFAVLTLILILVLLFYPKTYRSFLLKKGDGELTLDKKAIEGMVRSRLTKEDFVSSPKVTIKATKNKIDVKVKGELKRTSSLIGKTGALMTDIERDVKQIIGTDEPVNVLINYTGFDSPQSKRVEHSRVQ is encoded by the coding sequence ATGAACAAAGGAGCCAAAACGATAGGAGCGATCTTACTGATCCTTCTGCTGTCTGTTTTAATATTTGCAATGTTGCTAAGCTCAGTGTATCCATTGCCGTTTAAGTTAGAAGAATTTCGCTTTTTATCATTAACTAACTTTTACGTACAACAATATGTCTTTTGGGTAACCGCAGCGTTTGCTGTGTTGACGTTGATATTGATTCTAGTCTTATTATTCTACCCAAAAACTTACCGGTCATTCTTATTAAAAAAAGGTGATGGAGAGTTAACATTAGATAAAAAAGCAATCGAAGGAATGGTTCGTTCACGATTGACGAAAGAAGACTTTGTTTCTTCCCCAAAAGTAACGATCAAAGCAACAAAAAATAAAATTGACGTAAAAGTAAAAGGCGAGTTGAAACGTACGTCATCATTAATCGGTAAAACAGGAGCACTAATGACAGACATTGAGCGCGATGTAAAACAAATCATCGGCACAGATGAACCAGTGAATGTCCTGATCAATTATACCGGTTTTGATTCACCACAATCAAAAAGAGTTGAACACTCACGAGTACAGTAA
- a CDS encoding GlsB/YeaQ/YmgE family stress response membrane protein, whose amino-acid sequence MGFIWSLIVGGVIGAIAGAITNKGSSMGIIANVIAGLVGSAIGQAVLGSWGPVIGGMAIVPSLIGAIVLVLIVSFFARKL is encoded by the coding sequence ATGGGTTTTATTTGGTCATTAATCGTAGGTGGAGTTATCGGAGCAATTGCAGGAGCAATCACAAATAAGGGTTCTTCAATGGGTATCATTGCAAACGTCATTGCAGGACTTGTTGGTTCAGCAATCGGGCAAGCAGTGTTAGGATCATGGGGACCAGTAATTGGTGGTATGGCAATCGTTCCATCATTGATCGGTGCGATCGTCTTAGTATTGATCGTGTCATTCTTTGCACGTAAATTATAA
- a CDS encoding DUF2273 domain-containing protein, producing the protein MNEIFSTYKLPIICGALGLILAILLVAVGFFKTLLIVIMVALGVAIGMYLKRTGILEHYFKS; encoded by the coding sequence ATGAACGAGATCTTTTCGACATACAAGCTCCCAATTATTTGTGGCGCGCTTGGATTGATATTAGCTATTTTGCTAGTAGCTGTCGGATTTTTTAAAACATTGCTGATCGTGATCATGGTTGCACTTGGCGTAGCCATCGGCATGTATTTAAAAAGAACCGGAATTTTAGAACATTACTTTAAATCTTAG